A genomic window from Lutra lutra chromosome 17, mLutLut1.2, whole genome shotgun sequence includes:
- the IL34 gene encoding interleukin-34 isoform X4, which yields MATRTGLARAPLPDAWRRDLGILLGMALGNEGLEMWPLTQTEECAVTGFLRDKLQYRNRLQYMQRARVSQRELRYLWVWVSLSATESVQDVLLEGHPSWKYLEEVRTLLLDVQQSLTDVEVGPKVDATVSLLSAPRLSLKLVRPKALLDNCFRVMELLYCSCCKQSSVLNWQDCEVPSPQPHSPEPSSQCAAAQTYPLSQRPPTSLPRFPGSEIRPPAQ from the exons ATGGCAACAAGGACTGGGCTAGCTCGTGCCCCTCTCCCCGATGCCTGGCGCCGAG ATCTCGGGATCCTCCTTGGCATGGCCTTGGGGAACGAGGGTTTGGAGATGTGGCCCTTGACACAGACCGAGGAGTGTGCGGTTACCGGCTTTCTGCGGGACAAGCTACAGTACAGGAACCGTCTTCAGTACATG CAGAGGGCGCGGGTCAGCCAGCGGGAGCTGCGGTACCTGTGGGTCTGGGTGAGCCTCAGCGCTACGGAGTCGGTGCAGGACGTGCTGCTCGAGGGCCACCCGTCCTGGAAGTACCTGGAGGAGGTCCGCACGCTGCTGCTGGACGTGCAGCAGAGCCTCACG GATGTGGAGGTCGGCCCCAAGGTGGACGCAACAGTGTCACTCCTGAGTGCCCCGAGGCTAAGCCTGAAGCTGGTGCGACCCAAAGCCCTCCTGGACAACTGCTTCCGGGTCATGGAACTGTTGTACTGTTCGTGCT GTAAACAAAGTTCTGTCCTAAACTGGCAGGATTGTGAGGTGCCAAGCCCTCAGCCCCACAGCCCGGAGCCCTCATCGCAGTGTGCGGCTGCCCAGACCTACCCTCTGTCCCAGCGgccccctacctccctccctcgctTCCCAGGATCCGAGATCAGACCCCCGGCTCAGTGA
- the IL34 gene encoding interleukin-34 isoform X3 yields the protein MSWGIAGLHYLGILLGMALGNEGLEMWPLTQTEECAVTGFLRDKLQYRNRLQYMKHYFPINYRVSVPYEGVLRVANITRLQRARVSQRELRYLWVWVSLSATESVQDVLLEGHPSWKYLEEVRTLLLDVQQSLTDVEVGPKVDATVSLLSAPRLSLKLVRPKALLDNCFRVMELLYCSCCKQSSVLNWQDCEVPSPQPHSPEPSSQCAAAQTYPLSQRPPTSLPRFPGSEIRPPAQ from the exons ATGTCCTGGGGAATCGCCGGGCTGCACT ATCTCGGGATCCTCCTTGGCATGGCCTTGGGGAACGAGGGTTTGGAGATGTGGCCCTTGACACAGACCGAGGAGTGTGCGGTTACCGGCTTTCTGCGGGACAAGCTACAGTACAGGAACCGTCTTCAGTACATG AAACACTACTTCCCCATCAACTACAGGGTCAGCGTGCCTTATGAGGGGGTGCTCAGAGTGGCCAACATCACCAGGCTG CAGAGGGCGCGGGTCAGCCAGCGGGAGCTGCGGTACCTGTGGGTCTGGGTGAGCCTCAGCGCTACGGAGTCGGTGCAGGACGTGCTGCTCGAGGGCCACCCGTCCTGGAAGTACCTGGAGGAGGTCCGCACGCTGCTGCTGGACGTGCAGCAGAGCCTCACG GATGTGGAGGTCGGCCCCAAGGTGGACGCAACAGTGTCACTCCTGAGTGCCCCGAGGCTAAGCCTGAAGCTGGTGCGACCCAAAGCCCTCCTGGACAACTGCTTCCGGGTCATGGAACTGTTGTACTGTTCGTGCT GTAAACAAAGTTCTGTCCTAAACTGGCAGGATTGTGAGGTGCCAAGCCCTCAGCCCCACAGCCCGGAGCCCTCATCGCAGTGTGCGGCTGCCCAGACCTACCCTCTGTCCCAGCGgccccctacctccctccctcgctTCCCAGGATCCGAGATCAGACCCCCGGCTCAGTGA
- the IL34 gene encoding interleukin-34 isoform X1 encodes MATRTGLARAPLPDAWRRDLGILLGMALGNEGLEMWPLTQTEECAVTGFLRDKLQYRNRLQYMKHYFPINYRVSVPYEGVLRVANITRLQRARVSQRELRYLWVWVSLSATESVQDVLLEGHPSWKYLEEVRTLLLDVQQSLTDVEVGPKVDATVSLLSAPRLSLKLVRPKALLDNCFRVMELLYCSCCKQSSVLNWQDCEVPSPQPHSPEPSSQCAAAQTYPLSQRPPTSLPRFPGSEIRPPAQ; translated from the exons ATGGCAACAAGGACTGGGCTAGCTCGTGCCCCTCTCCCCGATGCCTGGCGCCGAG ATCTCGGGATCCTCCTTGGCATGGCCTTGGGGAACGAGGGTTTGGAGATGTGGCCCTTGACACAGACCGAGGAGTGTGCGGTTACCGGCTTTCTGCGGGACAAGCTACAGTACAGGAACCGTCTTCAGTACATG AAACACTACTTCCCCATCAACTACAGGGTCAGCGTGCCTTATGAGGGGGTGCTCAGAGTGGCCAACATCACCAGGCTG CAGAGGGCGCGGGTCAGCCAGCGGGAGCTGCGGTACCTGTGGGTCTGGGTGAGCCTCAGCGCTACGGAGTCGGTGCAGGACGTGCTGCTCGAGGGCCACCCGTCCTGGAAGTACCTGGAGGAGGTCCGCACGCTGCTGCTGGACGTGCAGCAGAGCCTCACG GATGTGGAGGTCGGCCCCAAGGTGGACGCAACAGTGTCACTCCTGAGTGCCCCGAGGCTAAGCCTGAAGCTGGTGCGACCCAAAGCCCTCCTGGACAACTGCTTCCGGGTCATGGAACTGTTGTACTGTTCGTGCT GTAAACAAAGTTCTGTCCTAAACTGGCAGGATTGTGAGGTGCCAAGCCCTCAGCCCCACAGCCCGGAGCCCTCATCGCAGTGTGCGGCTGCCCAGACCTACCCTCTGTCCCAGCGgccccctacctccctccctcgctTCCCAGGATCCGAGATCAGACCCCCGGCTCAGTGA
- the IL34 gene encoding interleukin-34 isoform X2, which translates to MATRTGLARAPLPDAWRRDLGILLGMALGNEGLEMWPLTQTEECAVTGFLRDKLQYRNRLQYMKHYFPINYRVSVPYEGVLRVANITRLRARVSQRELRYLWVWVSLSATESVQDVLLEGHPSWKYLEEVRTLLLDVQQSLTDVEVGPKVDATVSLLSAPRLSLKLVRPKALLDNCFRVMELLYCSCCKQSSVLNWQDCEVPSPQPHSPEPSSQCAAAQTYPLSQRPPTSLPRFPGSEIRPPAQ; encoded by the exons ATGGCAACAAGGACTGGGCTAGCTCGTGCCCCTCTCCCCGATGCCTGGCGCCGAG ATCTCGGGATCCTCCTTGGCATGGCCTTGGGGAACGAGGGTTTGGAGATGTGGCCCTTGACACAGACCGAGGAGTGTGCGGTTACCGGCTTTCTGCGGGACAAGCTACAGTACAGGAACCGTCTTCAGTACATG AAACACTACTTCCCCATCAACTACAGGGTCAGCGTGCCTTATGAGGGGGTGCTCAGAGTGGCCAACATCACCAGGCTG AGGGCGCGGGTCAGCCAGCGGGAGCTGCGGTACCTGTGGGTCTGGGTGAGCCTCAGCGCTACGGAGTCGGTGCAGGACGTGCTGCTCGAGGGCCACCCGTCCTGGAAGTACCTGGAGGAGGTCCGCACGCTGCTGCTGGACGTGCAGCAGAGCCTCACG GATGTGGAGGTCGGCCCCAAGGTGGACGCAACAGTGTCACTCCTGAGTGCCCCGAGGCTAAGCCTGAAGCTGGTGCGACCCAAAGCCCTCCTGGACAACTGCTTCCGGGTCATGGAACTGTTGTACTGTTCGTGCT GTAAACAAAGTTCTGTCCTAAACTGGCAGGATTGTGAGGTGCCAAGCCCTCAGCCCCACAGCCCGGAGCCCTCATCGCAGTGTGCGGCTGCCCAGACCTACCCTCTGTCCCAGCGgccccctacctccctccctcgctTCCCAGGATCCGAGATCAGACCCCCGGCTCAGTGA